A window of the Acanthochromis polyacanthus isolate Apoly-LR-REF ecotype Palm Island chromosome 10, KAUST_Apoly_ChrSc, whole genome shotgun sequence genome harbors these coding sequences:
- the rgs14b gene encoding regulator of G-protein signaling 14 isoform X1, giving the protein MAKNCNTLGIPVGHMSTAVSDGELNMSARGCGGSSSSLPGTPGGESGPANSVLSWAVSFEKLLEDPCGVRYFTAFLKSEVSAENILFWQACEKFKRIPANSLDELKASACSIYNTYLSDNAPYSVNIDDTAKTEEKMLEQPTPDMFDKAQAQIFKLMKMDSYRRFVRSPLYQNCTLASVEGKLLPQISTEPVRMGSWEDVGTRSPLSDKKNKKSNSNSLPGGKSASEKQRQKRGSWGDASNIHGSGPRKEAHMSVKSTSSVELGSIYRQIENGGSSPRTPEQAGGVGSRIGVEGGYCCVFLPDGSASLAPTPNGQPIKDMLASLCEKRGFPLKDVIIYLQGKDKQPLSLDQDCSVLRDQQVSLELRVTFALEIAFTGKTVGIVVKSSKTLQDALSAVMQKHHLKPQEALITMVGSDEPVNMSSTVFRLSNKTIRLDRTKGKDQANISRGSGSSVASQAGAGKAGLETRSSQTDRAKNQLRPGRNRDMDGLLDMLSRAQCSRVDDQRGLLTKEQLEVPLFLQLPSDQEQKTDEPSTSSSSTADPKVESEDKIASTSSSGGAVKETTDVPEPESKDLKETAV; this is encoded by the exons ATGGCGAAGAACTGCAATACTTTAGGGATTCCTGTTGGCCACATG AGCACGGCAGTGTCAGATGGAG AGTTGAACATGTCCGCGCGGGGCTGTGGAGGCAGCAGCTCCAGCCTTCCAGGTACTCCAGGCGGAGAGTCCGGCCCTGCCAACAGTGTGCTGAGCTGGGCCGTCTCCTTTGAGAAGCTGTTGGAGGACCCTTGTGGCGTCCGTTACTTTACG GCATTTTTGAAATCTGAAGTGAGTGCAGAGAACATTTTATTCTGGCAAGCTTGTGAGAAGTTCAAAAGGATTCCAGCCAACTCCTTGGATGAG CTGAAAGCATCAGCTTGCTCCATCTACAACACGTATCTGTCTGACAATGCTCCCTACTCTGTCAACATCGATGATACAGCCAAGACAGAGGAAAAGATGCTGGAACAGCCCACACCTGACATGTTCGACAAAGCCCAAGCACAG ATATTTAAGCTGATGAAGATGGACAGCTACAGGCGTTTTGTGCGCTCTCCTCTCTACCAGAACTGTACCTTGGCAAGTGTAGAAGGCAAACTTCTACCTCAGATCTCTACAGAACCTGTCCGCATGGGGTCCTGGGAGGACGTGGGCACCAGAAGCCCCTTAAGTGACAAGAAG AACAAGAAGTCAAACTCCAACAGCTTGCCAGGTGGTAAAAGTGCCTCAGAGAAACAGCGACAGAAAAGAGGATCTTGGGGAG ATGCTTCCAACATCCATGGTTCAGGCCCCCGGAAAGAGGCCCATATGTCAGTCAAGTCAACCAGCAGCGTGGAGCTTGGCTCCATCTACAGGCAGATAGAG AATGGCGGATCAAGTCCTCGCACCCCTGAGCAGGCTGGTGGAGTTGGGAGTCGCATTGGTGTGGAGGGGGGCTACTGCTGTGTCTTCCTGCCTGATGGCAGTGCCTCTCTGGCCCCCACACCTAATGGGCAACCTATCAAAGACATGCTGGCCAGCCTGTGTGAGAAGAGAGGCTTCCCACTGAAAGATGTCATCATTTACCTTCAAGGCAAGGACAAG CAACCCTTATCGCTGGACCAGGACTGCTCAGTACTGAGAGATCAGCAGGTTTCTCTAGAGCTCAGAGTGACGTTTGC GCTGGAGATTGCCTTCACTGGTAAGACGGTGGGTATCGTGGTGAAGTCTAGTAAGACACTGCAGGACGCCCTTTCTGCGGTGATGCAGAAGCACCATCTGAAGCCGCAAGAGGCCTTGATCACCATG GTTGGAAGTGACGAGCCTGTGAACATGAGCAGCACCGTGTTCAGGCTGTCCAATAAGACGATACGACTGGACAGGACCAAAG GTAAAGACCAGGCAAACATTTCCAGAGGCAGTGGTTCCTCTGTGGCTTCACAG GCAGGAGCAGGTAAAGCAGGTCTGGAGACTCGATCATCGCAGACAGACAGAGCCAAGAATCAGCTTAGGCCCGGTAGGAACCGCGATATGGACG GGCTCCTGGACATGCTATCGAGGGCTCAGTGCTCCAGGGTTGATGACCAGCGAGGCCTTCTGACCAAAGAGCAGCTGGAGGTTCCTTTATTCCTGCAGCTTCCCTCGGATCAAGAACAGAAGACGGACGAGCCCAGTACGAGCAGCTCCTCCACTGCTGACCCCAAAGTGGAATCAGAGGACAAGATAGCATCTACTTCAAGTTCAGGTGGAGCTGTGAAGGAAACCACTGATGTTCCTGAACCAGAATCCAAAGACTTGAAGGAAACAGCTGTTTGA
- the rgs14b gene encoding regulator of G-protein signaling 14 isoform X2 codes for MAKNCNTLGIPVGHMSTAVSDGELNMSARGCGGSSSSLPGTPGGESGPANSVLSWAVSFEKLLEDPCGVRYFTAFLKSEVSAENILFWQACEKFKRIPANSLDELKASACSIYNTYLSDNAPYSVNIDDTAKTEEKMLEQPTPDMFDKAQAQIFKLMKMDSYRRFVRSPLYQNCTLASVEGKLLPQISTEPVRMGSWEDVGTRSPLSDKKNKKSNSNSLPGGKSASEKQRQKRGSWGDASNIHGSGPRKEAHMSVKSTSSVELGSIYRQIENGGSSPRTPEQAGGVGSRIGVEGGYCCVFLPDGSASLAPTPNGQPIKDMLASLCEKRGFPLKDVIIYLQGKDKQPLSLDQDCSVLRDQQVSLELRVTFALEIAFTGKTVGIVVKSSKTLQDALSAVMQKHHLKPQEALITMVGSDEPVNMSSTVFRLSNKTIRLDRTKGKDQANISRGSGSSVASQAGAGKAGLETRSSQTDRAKNQLRPGLLDMLSRAQCSRVDDQRGLLTKEQLEVPLFLQLPSDQEQKTDEPSTSSSSTADPKVESEDKIASTSSSGGAVKETTDVPEPESKDLKETAV; via the exons ATGGCGAAGAACTGCAATACTTTAGGGATTCCTGTTGGCCACATG AGCACGGCAGTGTCAGATGGAG AGTTGAACATGTCCGCGCGGGGCTGTGGAGGCAGCAGCTCCAGCCTTCCAGGTACTCCAGGCGGAGAGTCCGGCCCTGCCAACAGTGTGCTGAGCTGGGCCGTCTCCTTTGAGAAGCTGTTGGAGGACCCTTGTGGCGTCCGTTACTTTACG GCATTTTTGAAATCTGAAGTGAGTGCAGAGAACATTTTATTCTGGCAAGCTTGTGAGAAGTTCAAAAGGATTCCAGCCAACTCCTTGGATGAG CTGAAAGCATCAGCTTGCTCCATCTACAACACGTATCTGTCTGACAATGCTCCCTACTCTGTCAACATCGATGATACAGCCAAGACAGAGGAAAAGATGCTGGAACAGCCCACACCTGACATGTTCGACAAAGCCCAAGCACAG ATATTTAAGCTGATGAAGATGGACAGCTACAGGCGTTTTGTGCGCTCTCCTCTCTACCAGAACTGTACCTTGGCAAGTGTAGAAGGCAAACTTCTACCTCAGATCTCTACAGAACCTGTCCGCATGGGGTCCTGGGAGGACGTGGGCACCAGAAGCCCCTTAAGTGACAAGAAG AACAAGAAGTCAAACTCCAACAGCTTGCCAGGTGGTAAAAGTGCCTCAGAGAAACAGCGACAGAAAAGAGGATCTTGGGGAG ATGCTTCCAACATCCATGGTTCAGGCCCCCGGAAAGAGGCCCATATGTCAGTCAAGTCAACCAGCAGCGTGGAGCTTGGCTCCATCTACAGGCAGATAGAG AATGGCGGATCAAGTCCTCGCACCCCTGAGCAGGCTGGTGGAGTTGGGAGTCGCATTGGTGTGGAGGGGGGCTACTGCTGTGTCTTCCTGCCTGATGGCAGTGCCTCTCTGGCCCCCACACCTAATGGGCAACCTATCAAAGACATGCTGGCCAGCCTGTGTGAGAAGAGAGGCTTCCCACTGAAAGATGTCATCATTTACCTTCAAGGCAAGGACAAG CAACCCTTATCGCTGGACCAGGACTGCTCAGTACTGAGAGATCAGCAGGTTTCTCTAGAGCTCAGAGTGACGTTTGC GCTGGAGATTGCCTTCACTGGTAAGACGGTGGGTATCGTGGTGAAGTCTAGTAAGACACTGCAGGACGCCCTTTCTGCGGTGATGCAGAAGCACCATCTGAAGCCGCAAGAGGCCTTGATCACCATG GTTGGAAGTGACGAGCCTGTGAACATGAGCAGCACCGTGTTCAGGCTGTCCAATAAGACGATACGACTGGACAGGACCAAAG GTAAAGACCAGGCAAACATTTCCAGAGGCAGTGGTTCCTCTGTGGCTTCACAG GCAGGAGCAGGTAAAGCAGGTCTGGAGACTCGATCATCGCAGACAGACAGAGCCAAGAATCAGCTTAGGCCCG GGCTCCTGGACATGCTATCGAGGGCTCAGTGCTCCAGGGTTGATGACCAGCGAGGCCTTCTGACCAAAGAGCAGCTGGAGGTTCCTTTATTCCTGCAGCTTCCCTCGGATCAAGAACAGAAGACGGACGAGCCCAGTACGAGCAGCTCCTCCACTGCTGACCCCAAAGTGGAATCAGAGGACAAGATAGCATCTACTTCAAGTTCAGGTGGAGCTGTGAAGGAAACCACTGATGTTCCTGAACCAGAATCCAAAGACTTGAAGGAAACAGCTGTTTGA